DNA from Macadamia integrifolia cultivar HAES 741 unplaced genomic scaffold, SCU_Mint_v3 scaffold2527, whole genome shotgun sequence:
GGGCCTTCTTCAGAAGATGCTGGAACATTGTGAATAGAGAGATTTACGACGCGGTCAGATACTTCTTCAGCTCGAGCTTTATGCCTAAGGGGGTCAATAATAATTTCTTGGTTTTGATCCCAAAGATGGAGGGGGCTAATACTCTGGGAAATTTTCATCCCCTATGTATGGGAAATTTCTTTCGTAAAATTATATCAAAGGTGATGGTGATGCGACTAGAGTCTATTCTTCCCAGGTTGATCTCTGAAAGCAGGGTGCTTTCCAGAAGGGAAAGCTGATACATGACAATATCAGTATGGTGTCAGAGCTTTCCAATTTGATGTTCTTGTCCGCTAGAGGAGGGGGTCTAGGCCTGAAAATAGACATCAAAAAAGCCTATGACACCATTTCTTGGAATTTCATCTTCTAGGTTCTGCGCCGTTTTGGCAGAGAGATGGATTGGGTGGCTTCACCAAATCCTGATATCTACCAAGATATCAATTCTTGTTAATGGAGGGCCGCAGGGATTCTTTGGTGTGGAGTGCGGTCTAAGATAAGGGGATCCGATATCACCGATGTTTATTATTGCGGAAGAAGTTCTCTCGAGAGGCCTAAAGAGACTGGTCCAGGCGAATCAGATAAAGCCAATCCATGGCCCAAGAGGTGCTGCTACTCCGGGTCATATTCTGTTCTctgatgatattttcatcttcGCCAATGCGTCTCTCAAGTATGTCAGTAATTTAAAAGGCTTTCTAACTAAGTATCAAGAGTTCTCAGGCCAATGCATTAATCAAGATAAGAGCAAGCTCTTTCTCGGGAAGATTACCCAGGACAAAAAGCAGGCTATCTTTGACACCTGGGAATTCAGAGCTGCAACTTCCTTACAAAATATCTAGGGGTTgaaatttttaagggaaaagttAAAAATAATGCTCTGATGCTTGTCATCGACAAAGTGAAGGGTCGCTTAGAGGGGTGGAAGGGGAAGCTTCTCTCAATGGCGGGAAGAATCAAGCTGGTCAGATTGGTGATCTCTAGTATTCCTGCTCATACCTTTCCAGTATACTGGTGGCCTTCATCTCTTCTTGCCACTATGGAGAtatggatgagaaatttcatcTGGACTGGGGAGGTGGACACTACGAGAGCGATTACAGTGAAGTGGGATTCTCTCTGCAAACCTAAAGAGGACTGGGGATTAGGAATCAAAAATCTAAGAGATTCGAATACGGCAATGCTAAGTAAAATGGTTTGGAGGATTAAGCATGGGAAGATGGATGCTAGCTCCTTCCTTAGAGCTAGATTCGTCAAGAAGGGTGGTGACTTCTCTAAAGGTAGCAAATCTTCTTCTATAGCCCTTAGGATTCAGAAGGTTTGGGACTTTGTGGATGATAAGAAGAGATGGATCATCTGCAGCGGAAATCTGACCAGCTTCTAGAAGGACAAGTGGTGGGGGCCTAAGTTGCTTTTGGATGAGATGCATCTTATGATTCTTCCTTCCATTAACACCAATACAAAAGTGGGGGAGTTTATCTGGGATGGACAATGGAATCTTCCTGTGGTGAGTTCCAACCTTCTTAATAATGTGTTCAGTATTATTAAGGAGATCAACTTTCCTCCTGCCCAGGTGGAGGACATTTGTGCATGGAAGTTGTCTCCTAGGGGAACCTTTTCCATGGGTTTCGCAAGGGAAGAAATTAGGGAAAAAGctccaaaggtttcttggtCTTCTCTGGTGTGGTGAAAAGGGCTTCCCCCTAGATACTCTACCTTAGGGTGGCGGCTCACCCGCAAAAGGCTCCCAACGGACGACCTGATGAAAAGAAATGGCATTCAGTTGGTTTCCAGATGCTTCTTATGCAACCAAGACGAAGACTGCATTGATCATGTTTTTATCCGATGCCCTTATGCAGTCTGCATTTGGGAAAAATTCTGTGCATGCCTTGGAATCTCTTGGCCGGTGCATCTTTCTGTGGAAGAGCTATTCATGTGGTGGAAATCCAAGGCAATAATTCTAAACTTAAACAATCCGTGGCTAATGAGCTTCCCAATTATTGCTGTAAATAACTGGTGGGACAGGAATAGATGATGTCATGAAGACAAGGCAAGAACCGATGCCCATACCTTTGAATTTATTCGCAAGGAGCTTGGCCTTTATTTGGGAAATCGAAGGGAGAGGTGAAGAACATCACGAAGCCCCTAATTTTGTTCCCCCTGGAAGTGCATTGGTGCAAGCCTCCCCCGAACTGGATTAAAATCAACGTTGATGGTAGCTCCTTGAGGAATCCAGGAAGGGCAAGCTCTAGTGGAGTGATGCGAGACAATGAAGGTCAGGGATGTAACTCTTTCAGCATTTTCTTGGgtatcaaaacaaattttgaagctgaGTTTGAGGCAATCTTGGAGGGGTTGATGTTGGCAAAAAATTCAGGAGTTAGGGGAGTGTGGATTGAGTCCGATTCTACTGGTGTGGTGGTTGCAGTGCAGACAAACCAGATTCCTTGGTTTGTGCTTCAACGTTGGGTGTCCATCACCCCTTTCCTGAATTCAATCTCGTGGAAAATTTCTCACTGCTTTCATGAGGCCAATGCTGTTGCGGACTATCTTACGAAGAAGGCTTCAAAGTCTGGGATTTCTGAATCGGCTGTCCTTCCCAAGACACGTAATAAATGAGTTAGAAAATGATGTGACGAACAGGCATAGATTCAGATTCTGCTAGGGCGCGGTTtgctctctctgctgatggccatgccgaaggtggagtttgcaagttgCTCTAGCGGTCTCGATcgtgttctttttattttttattttgctcttGATGTATCtccttttttctaataaaatcatcttttagaAAAANNNNNNNNNNNNNNNNNNNNaaaaaaaaaaaaaaaaagaattgtcgttttaataaacaaatcttttaacttgtttttcataaataaaacttGGGTTGTTGTGAATTGGTCAAATgtttcaagtgggagattgtaggttttattttccttatttgtcCCAATTGACCATTGATTGGGTTCTATTATGGAaacccaatatttgatttgattgcaaATTATCTTGGATTTTATTAAGGATACATACCATGTTAGTTTGGTTGCAAATAGTGAACACTTGCTCTCTAATTGATTGGCCTACCTTAATGGGAGATAGGCATTGTGTTATTAAAAGGAGACTGGGTGCCCCCCTTGTATGGTTAAGTACTAATCTCACCCATTAGAGAAGTGCACTGTGAAAATACTAAGGGGAGAAACCTAcctccattgaagaagaagaaggttgatcATGCAAGGACGGCATCAATGGCTGTGTCAAACTCCGCTGGAAACAACACGCCATCGATGGTGAACAGTATGTTGTATTCCCCTCTTGTATTGAAATGATTCATGTATGTATGTTGTAATCCCCTCTTGTATTGAAATGATTCATAGTGTATTGGCAAGATCCTTATTATGATTTAGGaattattatgttttaaattccATCAAACCACTCTTAATTCATGGCATTCCTCTTGATCTTTGGTTCCTAAATGATGCCAGGAGGAGGTGAAGGTGGACAGGAACAGAGGCAATtgaagggagagaaagagtgtGTGCGATATGTCCTACTGTTTATTATGTGAGACGGTTATAAAGAAATATGTTTAAGGGTAACATAGTAATCTTTTTCTTGTGCCAACAACATCTATCACCATTGATCATAGGCCAAGATTTCATTTCATGTCATTTGTTCGGTTTTTTTAGCTTTGGGTTTTTGTCCTGTTGATGACGATGCCGAAGGTTGGGTAGGAAGatggaaaagataaaaaatggtGGGTAGAAAAACTTATTAGATACCGCTGACTCCTGTATCTAATAAGATATACCTACTATTTGTTTTAAACCGTTGACTCCCACCGTATGAAAGCAGTAGTCTAACCATTAGTAAAGTAGATTATTTATCATCACAAAGAGAAACTGGAATAGAGATCTAAATGTTTTTTTGTAagctatttctcttttcttttttttttataatatacttTGCTGACctttaatcaaaaaaaaaaaaaaatcaccaccGATCATTGATACATGTAGACATGATTCTAATATTCTatgtcaaaattcaaaacaacATTTCTCAGCAGAAAAATCATATCCATACTGATCAGTTGGGTATCGGTCCTCGCTAATATCGATAAGAATTAATCCATACGTTAGTGATTCCTAAAACCATGTTGTTAAGTAATTGGTTTGAACAAaatcatatgattttttttttttttttttgagtagatAATGAAATCATATGAGTGATTCTCTTGCTCCAAGGAAGGAGGGAGTGTTGAGGGAAAAAAgcaatatcttttttatttaaaaaaattttaaaaatatatattaaagcTTAGGATTCAAGCCATGCATGCCAAATCCACCCTAACGCATTAAATTGTTAaggattttattatattttttgtgaTTAGCCAAATTATCTTGAGCCCCAGTAATGGAATAGTGTAGTCTTAAATTGATGGCAATCGATTAGCCCCAATCAAAACCGATTAGGCCTGatggattgacacccctaattcaaGGTATCGGATCATATTGGTTGTATTATCACCTATAatataggctatgtttgattgcaagggataTTTAAGGGGATAGGAAGTGATATTTTCAGACATATAAAAGAAACTCTTATAACCATTACTCTAGGTGATCTCATCTAACTGTATAAACTACTTTATTTTTGTAACCGTATTtattaatgatacattttacatgtaatttttatcttacatattatagcaaaagaTTTAGAatgtaaagtaaagtgaaatttaatagccaaatatgaaataatttgaagttaatgatatagttaCATGGGGTAAtggttataaatatatatatatatatatatattttttttttttaagaatgaaaatttcactttccttccttttaattccccttgcaatttttgattcccttttttcttcttttcttccttctaatTCCCTTTCAACCAAACCTAGCCCTTGGGTGTGGTATTCTAGTAAAATgatatttgaaaaaagaaaaccgAAGATCTTAGACTTTTTTGAAGGGCAAAATAACTGCATGGGAAATTTTGCTTCTCAATTGGTTCTGTTCCATggagcaaaatcgtggaagccaATAAATTGGTGCACTAGTACGAGGATGTCCTTAAGTGGAATGACTCGGCAGGAGAAGAGTCATTCAACAATGCCAAGCATAGGTTTTGAACGAATATGATCCAGAGCTGATTTTAGAGTTAGAGGGAAAAATCCATCTTCTGATGATGAAGGTGATGTGGATTGGCTTTTCTCTCTTATAGACTCTTATGATGAAGGTGATGTGGATTGGCTTTTCCCTCTTGTAGACTCTTATGATGAAGGTGATGTGGATTGGCTTTTCCCTCTTATAGACTCTTCCTTCACTCCTTGTATGTCGCAGACTATAAATGTCCTTTACTCTTTTGAAACACCCATCTTAAAGCAATGATGGctttaggggtgtaagtttggccccgatggcccaaacccgcccttgGCCCGCCCTAATCCTGAACAAGTATCAAtctaaaaattttggccctaaaggccggcccgaccctgaaatttctgaccctgtgTCAAAGTCAGGGCAGGTAAGGGCTGATGTCTTTGGCTCACCCAGCCCGCCCTGAACCTAGCCTTGATTTTTTTACATTGACTTTTGGCCCTGGTTTTGGCCCAATCCGGCCTTGGTTTTTGCTCCTAATGTTGATCCTGATGTTAACCTTGATATCaacctaattttagatattgtttgacattgagtcattgacacctcaaaacccctaatatatcttctcatgGATcactcttgctttttttacccaaaaacaaatcttggtATACCcaacccttgatggcaaactaggGTCATGGTCAATTAGGGTCATCCTAGCCCTTGATGGAAAactagggtcagggtcaaggtcaaTCAAGGTCTCCCACCCCGACCCTGAAAATCAGAGTCAATCAAGACGGGTAAGGATTGGCcttgggttgaagttttgcgacCTTGAATCAGGTTTGATGAACACACATATCCAACAAGGCCTTCAATGGCTAGATATAAACATGGTAATTTTTAGTCAGTCGGTTATTAGGAAATAATCAGTTACTCTCTAATCGGTGCAATTAGGTCGTAAACGATCTCTAATCGGTGAGAGATAGACTTCAGATCATGACATATCAATCTGATTTTGGGGAAATAGAAACGGGCTTGAGGCTTCAAGGATGACGATGGAACACTAGTGTCATTGCCCCAAATTGGTTAAGGGCACTTGAGAAGCTGAGACTCCCTGAGGATGTATGACTCTGCTTGCAGACATTGAAGAAGAGCTTAGCCTACATTTCGTTATTTATTCCCAAATAACATGAGAACGATTTTTAATCGAAGCATCGaatggagagagatctcccattttcactcttaGCCTACACTATTCTTTCTCAAAGAACAAAATATGAGAAATTGGAACATCGAATGGAGAGAGATCTTCATTTCTTGCCCATGTTGTGCCTACAGAGGTGTCAGTGGTGGCTACGACCACGGTGGTGTTGGATTTGCCTCTGTGAGCTTGGAACTGCCTTTGTAAAGTTGGAacggagaggaagagagaaaatacaaGGTGAGAGAGAAACATAAATGGATTAAATTCATCAAATACTTGAACAGAGACTGTACTCTTGACCCTATTATCCATTTGTAATGGGGAAAGACAGAATTGTTGGTCAGAATGTAAAATACAAATAACTTCTATGTATATAGAATCCTGATCAGGTATtcgtacgagaatggttctcatatgGTGCTTGATCCATATTTGTATTCTActcaaaatgaaaatcaattgaaaaaaaagagagattaagtggattccaagtgtggatcaggCACCGTACGAGAATGAGTCTCGTACAAAGACCTGATCtagattcatatatatatatatatatatatatgggacgAAGAAGAGCGCACACAATGAGCAGGGGGTCATTTCACGGGACCCTATGAAAGGCATGGGACCCATtaattctttttcccatataatatatataatatatcacTCAATTATATTATTTACCCATATCAATATAGTCATGACTCGTTGTAATCAATGCTTATATTAGGTCAGGTCGGTTTGGGTGACTGTTGGACTTCTCCTTAGCATCGTGTATGGTCGAATCGGTTTGGGCTCAAGCCCTAATGACCCATGTGGCTTTTGGGTTATGATCGGTCAAGCGTGTCAATTTTGCTAGTGCagacttggaattgacacccctaactcaAATTTTTAATCCTTCAAATCATATATATTCTTATGTTTTTTGAACAAATATTGAAATAGTGTAGTTGTGTAGAACCCTCAAAGAGAGAAGATAGATCCAAAACCGAATctaaaaatattacaaaaaaaaaaaaaaaaaaccaagaaaaaaacaaaaacaaaaaacaaaaacaaaaacaaaaaaggacgAAGAAAAGCTCAAATTGTAGCACGATCTCTAATCTAATTAATAcaaattcttttgttttaaatgaTGGTTAACATGGAACTATAGAAGACAGTCTTACTGGTTGAAACCCAACAAAATTTTATATCAGGTGAAATATGGTCACTATGCCATGCCAAGTTTGACTTTGTGAAGAACAAGTCCAAGTTTGGCAATTGCCCACTAAATTGTTCATGCCATATACCTGATAATATTTAATGCCAATAGATCTTCCATAAAATTTATATAATGTTTTAAAGCTACTTAGGTCTACAATATTACAAACCATGGTCACTACAAAAGAACTTTGTCATAATTGAAAGATCACCTACTAGTGCTGAATATTCAATGAGAATTTTCTAATGCTAGCATGATAGTCTCTTGACCATTCACATTGGCAGTAGAACTTGTTGATGGTCCACAAAGAAAGCATTCACTTTCCTCGTATTTATGTTGTATCCATGGGTACTCACACAACATCCTCAGTGAATCAAGCTCCATTGCAACTTCTTTCATTGTTGGCCTATCTTCTCCTTTAACCTTCAAGCATCTTCTTGCAAGCTCAGCAACTACCACTAACTGTTCTCTATCTCCCTCATTCACTACATGGTGGTCGAGAATCTGAAAAAGATTGTTATCTTTCATTGAAGAAACAAAATGCTTTGCAAGGCTTTTATGTCCCTCAAGTCCTGATAGAATTGGATTTTGCCCTGTCAAAAGCTCGGCAAGGACAACGCCGAAgctataaacatcactcttatcAATTAGTTTACCTGTGTCAAAGCATTCTGGGTCCAGGTAACCTAAGGTTCCTTGAAGTAATGTCGTGGCTTGAACTTCATCCAAAGGAGCTAATCTTGATGCACCAAAATCAGATACTTTAGCCACGTAATTATCATCTAGAAGGATATTGGAAGACTTGACATCCCTATGGAGGATGGGTATTGAATGAGCAGAGTGCAAATACCCCAATGCTCCAGCTGTTTCAGCAGCAATTCTTAAACGATTTCCCCATGAAATAGACACTGCTTGATTCTCATTATGGATATGTTGGAAGAGGGTTCCATTAGAAATGAACTCGTAAACCAACAATGGAACCTCTGTTTCTAAACAACAACCCAAGAGCTTCACCACATTTCTATGGTTGATTTGAGAAAGGATATCAACCTCATTGATAAATTGTATTATTTGGCCTTTATCCATTATTTTGGATTTCTTAATTGCCACTACTTTTCCATTTGATAAATTTCCCCTAAAAACCGTACCATACCCTCCTTGACCAACTACTCGACTCTCATCAAAGTTGTTGGTTGCCTTCTCGAGCTGTTCTATGGTAAGAATTGTAGCAATATCTGTGACACCCTTACGCGAAGCAATTTGTTGCTGCAATAGCAAGCCTCCATTTTGTTGAAAGAATTTTTCTCTATGTTTGATGATTCTTCTCTGCTGAATTCCCCagtatgaaaaataaaaacagacaAATACAAACATAAAACCTACACCAACACCTGCATAAAAATAGATTTTAGACatttaatttctttcttatgCTCAAAATTATCTCTatcaatgaaatttttggataaCTATATACAAGACCAGTAGGGAGTAGGttgtgtcaatttttttttggtaaggaaaaaagggtgctccatggtagtgatcatagcccccaggacaAGCCCCTGTACGATATGCAGCGCTTCCGTAGGACCAATCGGtgatagtgggcatgccaaaGCTAGAACCCACAACCAGCTGACTCGAGCGATGATAGGTTgaaggcattttcaccactaggctaccaaccccattgataGTACACACTTATGTTTGGCCTACCTTGGGCTAGGCTAGTCCATATTTGACTTGTTTATAGCCCTATAAAGTAAAATTGgccttttttccaaaaataataataagaataaaaataatgaagaaagtGAAGTCCAGTCTAATGGCTCAAACAAATTACGATGTTTCATATGGTGCTGCACTGAGCATTGATTACTTTAATGTGCACAAACGCCTAGCTCATGTGACTGTTTAAGGACCAACCCCAATCCATCCTTGTCTTGGACCCTATGGAATCTGGGATCTGGTCTTGCAACCATACATGTGACCATCTTtatcatagttttaaaaatcaaaattattctaccaaaaaccccttttaaggAATATAACATAGTTTATTCCCTCATCGTTCGGAGGTTTTGATCCTTAAAAGTCCTAGAGCTATCGTGGCAAGAGGAGAGTCTAAGTTGCTTGATCGAAGTCAGGTTCAATATTGAATCCGATCAGAAAGGATTCTAGCACTCCCACGCACTCAATAGTACGGTTAGCTGACCGTAGCATAAGGAAGGATCTCGTGCCAACATCTTTTTGGCACGCCCAATGGGATCCTCGTCAATATGGTGGTTCAAACCAAGGGAAACTCCAGAAGCTCCGAGGGGTAACGAACACCAAGTCCTCCATAAGCTTCTAGCCCGAACCCTGAAGTCAAACAATCTTTTGTAGGCCAGCCATTAATGGCGGCCGAGAATGTAACTAGGCAGGTAGAGACCGCTATCCAAGTAGCATCGCAAAGGGTTTCCCTAGAAGTGAATAACACACTTGATCGCAAGTTTGATCAAATGATGACACTTCTAGTGCCACACACCAGGTTAAATAGTTAGGCCAATCTCAACATAGCTTCTTCCAGCAACCCTCCTGGGTTGAGTGAACAAAATCGAGAAGTAGGAATCGTGATCCAAGAAGGGAACGTCGGAACAAGCCAATGACCACATGTAATGTACAATAACCCCGTATACCAGCAAAGTTCATGGTATGCACCGACCGGTACAACCCCCAGGAAGAAGTAACATCCCAATGAATGGTTCCTGGTATGCGCCTGCTACCTCAGTTGCTCAAGGGGAAAATGCCGTGTCCGTGGGTGGCTATCCCTACCATACCAGTTACCAAGGCCATCAAGGCCGCAGGAGTGGGGATAGGCCAACTACCTCTTGCTAGAACATGCCAGACCCTTAGGGGGTAGGTTGGCAAGAAAACAATGCATTTGACCGAGTGGAATACGGTCAGAGGAACCTAGCTTTTTCTATCCCAGAAACGTTAGTGGCCTAGGGTAACCATATGATGGTTGACCGAGGAGAATTGGTCAAAGTGATTCAAGACCAGATCAACCCTGCCTTGCAGTCAGTCATGAGATCGGTGTACCAGAAACTGTACCCAAAGTATCTGGATATGATTAACATAGGAAGAAACTTGAAAATACATGAATTCTCCAAGTTCTCCGAAGAAGATAATATGTCCACAATGGAACATATTGCTTGTTACACCATCTAGTGCGGGACCATAGGGACTAGTGACCTTATAAAACTTAGGTTATTACCTAATTCATTGACTGGGGTAGCCTTTTCTTGGTACTGTAATCTACCAATCAATTCCATATAGAATTGGGGGGAGATGGAAGATAAGTTTCATCTTCAGTTCTATAGGACCGAGCCCACAGTATTAGTGTCCGACTTAGCAAGGACACGCCAGGAAAACGGTGAGTCTATTGACCAGTTCGTCAATAGATTTAAGGTAGCAAAACACCATTGTGTAGTCAACCTACAAGAAGGTGAGTTCGCGAAGATGGCCCTTAGCAGCCTATCTTTAGAGTTAAGAAAGAGGTTCGCTGGCCAAGAGTTCACATACCTTAGCTAGTTGGTGCCACAGGCTACCTGCTATAAGAAGATCctaaaagaggaagagaagaagcgTTCTTCCCCTGCAAATACATACAAAGGGGCAACATAGAACCTGGCCCCCATGAGTTCCGATCAACCGAAACCAGCCAATGTTATTGACTATGAAGTAAATCTGGCCGAAATTGTAGAAGGCAAAACCTATTATTGTAAATTTCTGACTAAGCCCCAGGATAGAACGACCACACGAATGGCCTTTCAACCACGATGTTACGACTCAAACGTGAGGTATTCAGTCGACACCTCCAAGGCTGAGGTC
Protein-coding regions in this window:
- the LOC122066688 gene encoding wall-associated receptor kinase 2-like; its protein translation is MAFFLGKHKCVAMVVLNNLVMILLTLFSLLVATAAMADPPAIARQGCEDQCGDVPIPYPFGVREGCFMDPGYLITCKPRSSSTHIKAPFRGNGSDEVLEISLLKAQVIVDGEFSLLGEYDLKQTSPFTWSASSNMFTAIGCNIVAYIRNKNFTSACVSLCDMMPLAVKDESCSGIGCCQISIPSGLKTLNISLSNFGNSSGTWKFSYLNFAFLTNQKRFTYNLSESEATLYGKIPPVALEWSIGSRTCEEALLHKDSYACGLHSTCFDSTNGPGYRCNCSDGFEGNPYLGCQDIDECVTGDNLCHYSGKCNNTIGNYDCSCPKGYHGDGWKNGTGCTEGPERGPLIKIIAGVGVGFMFVFVCFYFSYWGIQQRRIIKHREKFFQQNGGLLLQQQIASRKGVTDIATILTIEQLEKATNNFDESRVVGQGGYGTVFRGNLSNGKVVAIKKSKIMDKGQIIQFINEVDILSQINHRNVVKLLGCCLETEVPLLVYEFISNGTLFQHIHNENQAVSISWGNRLRIAAETAGALGYLHSAHSIPILHRDVKSSNILLDDNYVAKVSDFGASRLAPLDEVQATTLLQGTLGYLDPECFDTGKLIDKSDVYSFGVVLAELLTGQNPILSGLEGHKSLAKHFVSSMKDNNLFQILDHHVVNEGDREQLVVVAELARRCLKVKGEDRPTMKEVAMELDSLRMLCEYPWIQHKYEESECFLCGPSTSSTANVNGQETIMLALENSH